Part of the Streptomyces sp. f51 genome is shown below.
CGACAGCTCCTGGGTGAGCTGCCGTTCATGGCGCAGCAGGGCCCGGATACGGTCCAGGAGAGCGTCGAGCGACCCGCCGAGCCGGGCGAGCTCGTCCGGCCGGGCGACGCTCCCGAAGCGCTCCTCCGAGGCCACGGCGCTCCACCGGGTGGCCTGGTCGGTCATGGTGCGTACGGGCCTCAGGGCGCGCCCCACCGCGAGACGTGTCAGCGCGTAGGTGCAGGCGAGCATGAAGGCGTCCAGCGCCAGCGAGGCGAACAGCAGCGTGTCGGCCGAACCGAGGTACGGGGACAGGTCGAGGGCGGTGACGACGGTGGCGCCCGTGCCGTCCCCCGGCACCGTCCGCGCGCACAGCCGGACCGGTCCCTGCCCGTCGGCGGTGACACAGCGGGTCCCGCCCCGTGCGGCGAGCGCGCCGGCCGCACGGGTGAGCGGGCCGGTGTCCGTGGCCGACGTGGGCTTCTCCAGGAGCCGCCCGCCCGCGTAGATCCACACGTTCGCGTCGAGCAGTTCCTCGCCCGGGGTCTCCAGGACGCGGGGCCGGCCGCCGCTGGTGTCGAGCGTCGCGGCGACGGCGGTGCCCCGGGTGCGCAGCTCGTCGTCGGCCTGGTGCTGGAGGTGACGCCGTACGACGGTGTTGAACGCGACCGTGAGGATCACCATCAGCAGGGTGGCGGTGGTCAGCGCGACCAGCGAGAGCCGGCCGCGCAGCGTGGCCGGACGCCATGCGGCGAACACGCGCCGGCGTCCGGCCCGGGCCCGGGAACCGGCCGCGGCGGCCGGTCGCGCGGGTACGGGATCCGGCGTCATGACAGCCGGTGTCCGATGCCCCGCGCGGTCGTGACCGTCAGCTCGCTGCCGCCGTCCCGGAGCTTGCGGCGCAGCCGGGTCAGATACTGGTCGAGCGTGTTGTCACTGACCTGGGCGCCCTCGGGCCAGCCGGCCCGGGTCAGCTCGCGACGGCCGACGATCGCACCGGACGCCGCCATCAGCGCCGCCAGCAGCCGGAACTCCGTCGGAGTCAGCGCGACGCGCTCGCCCCGCACGGTCAGGCTGTGCGCGACCGGGTCAAGGACCAGGTCGCCGGTGGTGTCGGACGGACCCGGTCCGGCGCGCTTGAGGGCCGCCCGCAGCCGGGCGGCGAGCTCCGGCAGATGGAACGGCTTGGGCAGATAGTCGTCGCCCCCGGCCGAGAAGCCGGCCAGCCGGTCGGTGAGGTGGTGGTGGGCCGTCAGGAAGATCACGGGGGAGAGGAAGCCGTTGGCGCGGATCGCCTGGCACACGTCCCGGCCGTCGGCGTCGGGCAGCCCGACGTCGAGGACGGCCGCGTCGATGCCGTCCCCGGCCAGCCGCAGCGCGGTGGCGCCGTCCGGCGCCGGCACGGTGTCGAAGCCCTCGTCCCGCAGCCCGCGCCGCAGGACGTCACGCAGCGCGTGGTCGTCCTCGACGACCAGGACCGTTCGGCGCATACGGCCCGCTCACCCGCTCTTCGCGAGCCGGGGAGCGAGGAGCAGGACCCCGAGCCGTGACGCTGCCAGCGGGTGTCCCGACACGTCGGGCAGCCTTCGTACGGCCGCGACCGTCGTCATCGCGACCAGTGTGCCGACGAGCAGACCGGCCGCCACGTCGTGCGGATAGTGCACGCCCACCCAGACCCGGGAGGCGGCCATCGCCCCGGCGGCCACGATGGCGACGGTGCCGACGCGGCGCGAGACGAGGAACAGCGCGACGGCCGCCGCGGCCGCGATCGCCGCGTGATTGCTCGGGAACGACCAGTCGCCGTGGGCCGGGCACGCCTCGAGCGTGGCCACCCGCAGGCTCTGGCAGGGACGGTCCTCGCGCACCAGCAGCTTCACGCCGAGGTCCACCACGTACGCCAGGACCACGACGACGGGCACGGCGAGCGCGAGCAGCGCGGCCCCGGGGCTCTCGCGCCGGGCGCGCCACCAGGTCAGCACCATCAGCACGGCGAACAGGCCGAGGCCGTACGTCGACCAGAGGGACACCGTGCTGTCGAGCCAGGAGGGGGAGGAATGCGCGAGACCGGTCACGTACCGGTAGGCGGAGCCGTCGATGGCCGATCCGTCGAGAGCCAGGATCATCCCTGCACCTCCTCCTTGCTCGGGGTCCCCCGGCGGCGCGAGCGGTACAGCTCCACGGCGAGCGGGGTCAGGGACACGAGGACGATGACCGCGACGATCGGGAGCAGGTACTTGTCGACGTTCGGGATGGACGAGCCCAGCGCGTAGCCCGCGAGGGTGAGGCCGATGCTCCAGACGAGGCCGCCGACCACCTGCCAGAGGGTGAAGGTCCGCACCGGCACGCCCAGGGCGCCCGCCATCGGGTTCAGCACCGTACGCACGACGGGGACGAAGCGTGCCAGCACGATCGCCTTGGCGTGGCCGTACCGATGGAGGAGCTCCTCCGCGCGGTGCGCCCCCGACTGGAGGCGGGGGGAGGAACCGCGGGCGAGCAGCGCGCCGCCCGCCTTCCGGCCGATCAGATAACCCGTCTGGGCGCCGATCAGGGCGCCCAGAGCCGCCGCGATCAGCAACGGGGGGAGCGACAGCTTCAGGCCGTGCTGCCCCGAACCCGTGCAGAGCAGGCCCGCCGTGAACAGCAGGGAGTCACCGGGCAGGAAGAAGCCGATCAGCAGGCCGGTCTCCGCGAACATCACCACGCCCACCCCCAGCACACCGAAGGCGGCGAGCAGGGACTGCGCGGAGAGAATATTCACGGCGAGGTCGGACGCTGTGAACAATGGTGCAGCCATCGTCGCGGACCCTCTCATACTGGTAGGGGCGGGCACGGTCGAAAGCCGGACCCGACTGACTACAATTCTGTAGACGGTCTACTGAACTGTAGACGATGGTGGGGTGAGGATCGTTCCCATGAGCAGTGACAAGGACGAACGCCGGCCTGCGGGAGAGCTGGAGGCCAGCGTGATGGCGGCTCTGTGGGCCGCGGGCGTGCCGCTCACGCCCGGACGCGTGCAGAGCGAGCTGGACTCCGGTCTGGCCCGCACGACGGTGACGACGATCCTCTCCCGGCTGCACGAGAAGGGGATCGTCCGCCGCGAGAGGCTCGGGCGGGGCTACGCGTACGTCCCCGTCCAGGACCCGCACGGCCTCACCGCTCGCCGCATGCACACCGAGCTGGACCGCGACGACGACCGGGAGACCGCGCTGGCCCGCTTCGTCGCCCAGCTCAGCCCCGACGACGAGCGGCTCCTGCGGGACCTGCTGGAGCCGGACCTCGACGCGCGCCCGGGACCGGGTGAGGGATGATCCTTCTCCTCCTGGTGCCGCTTCTGGTCCCCTTCGCCCTGGGACCGCTGGCCCGCCGCTGCCTCGACCGGCTCACCCCGGTGGCCGCGCTGTGGTCGGTGACCCTCGCGCTCGTCGTGCTGGCCGGGGCGTCCGTCGCCTCGCTGGGCGCGCTCGTCCTGACGGGACTGCTCAAGGTGCCCCTGCTCGCCGGTCTCGGCAACCTCGTCCATCCGCTGCGCACGGCCTCGGACCTCGTCGTGCTGCCCGCCGCCGCCGCGGCGACCGGTGTGCTCACCCTCGGCGCCTGGACCGTCGTCCGCTCCGCCCTGCGCCAGTCGCGCGCCTTCCGCTCCGCCCGCAGCCAGGCGGACCGCCGTCCCGCCGCGGGCGACCTGTGCGTCATCGAGTCACCGCACCCCGACGCCTACGCGCTTCCCGGCCGCCCGCACCGCATCGTCGTCACCACCGCGATGCTGCGCAGCCTCTGCGCCGACGAGCGCGAGGCACTCTTCGCCCACGAGCGGGCCCACAACGCGGGCGGCCACCACCGCTTCCTCGTCGTCGCCGAACTCGCGGCCCACTGCCACCCGGGGCTGCGCAAGGTCCGCGCCACCGTCGCGCTCGCGGCGGAGCGTGCCGCGGACGAGGCCGCGGCACTCGCCGTGGGCGACCGGAGGCTGATCGCACGGGCCATCGCCCGCGCCGCCCTGGCCACCGGCGAGGCCCGCTCCCAGCGCCCCGACTTCGCCCCCGCGGCCACCGCCGGGCCCGTCCCCCAGCGGGTCGCGGCCCTTCTCTCCGCTCCCCGGCACCACCCCCGCGCCGCCGCCTGGATCGCCGTCCTGCTCGCCGCCTGCGCCGC
Proteins encoded:
- a CDS encoding HAMP domain-containing sensor histidine kinase, with the protein product MTPDPVPARPAAAAGSRARAGRRRVFAAWRPATLRGRLSLVALTTATLLMVILTVAFNTVVRRHLQHQADDELRTRGTAVAATLDTSGGRPRVLETPGEELLDANVWIYAGGRLLEKPTSATDTGPLTRAAGALAARGGTRCVTADGQGPVRLCARTVPGDGTGATVVTALDLSPYLGSADTLLFASLALDAFMLACTYALTRLAVGRALRPVRTMTDQATRWSAVASEERFGSVARPDELARLGGSLDALLDRIRALLRHERQLTQELSHELRNPLARIIAELDWWQSRPRSAEETRITQEAISDAARSMRTICDTLLDDARDNASAAPGTTEVLPVLRRLADRAGSTRPEVRIGVTGPEAGLLAGVPDALLERIVSPLLDNAVRHASTRVEIRAGARPGGVRVEVGDDGAGVPAAFVPQLFQPGRRADPGDGHGGAGLGLPLARRLARSAGGEVHHEQARATGATFVVALPSG
- a CDS encoding response regulator transcription factor, producing the protein MRRTVLVVEDDHALRDVLRRGLRDEGFDTVPAPDGATALRLAGDGIDAAVLDVGLPDADGRDVCQAIRANGFLSPVIFLTAHHHLTDRLAGFSAGGDDYLPKPFHLPELAARLRAALKRAGPGPSDTTGDLVLDPVAHSLTVRGERVALTPTEFRLLAALMAASGAIVGRRELTRAGWPEGAQVSDNTLDQYLTRLRRKLRDGGSELTVTTARGIGHRLS
- a CDS encoding phosphatase PAP2 family protein → MILALDGSAIDGSAYRYVTGLAHSSPSWLDSTVSLWSTYGLGLFAVLMVLTWWRARRESPGAALLALAVPVVVVLAYVVDLGVKLLVREDRPCQSLRVATLEACPAHGDWSFPSNHAAIAAAAAVALFLVSRRVGTVAIVAAGAMAASRVWVGVHYPHDVAAGLLVGTLVAMTTVAAVRRLPDVSGHPLAASRLGVLLLAPRLAKSG
- a CDS encoding DedA family protein yields the protein MAAPLFTASDLAVNILSAQSLLAAFGVLGVGVVMFAETGLLIGFFLPGDSLLFTAGLLCTGSGQHGLKLSLPPLLIAAALGALIGAQTGYLIGRKAGGALLARGSSPRLQSGAHRAEELLHRYGHAKAIVLARFVPVVRTVLNPMAGALGVPVRTFTLWQVVGGLVWSIGLTLAGYALGSSIPNVDKYLLPIVAVIVLVSLTPLAVELYRSRRRGTPSKEEVQG
- a CDS encoding BlaI/MecI/CopY family transcriptional regulator, with product MSSDKDERRPAGELEASVMAALWAAGVPLTPGRVQSELDSGLARTTVTTILSRLHEKGIVRRERLGRGYAYVPVQDPHGLTARRMHTELDRDDDRETALARFVAQLSPDDERLLRDLLEPDLDARPGPGEG
- a CDS encoding M48 family metalloprotease; this translates as MILLLLVPLLVPFALGPLARRCLDRLTPVAALWSVTLALVVLAGASVASLGALVLTGLLKVPLLAGLGNLVHPLRTASDLVVLPAAAAATGVLTLGAWTVVRSALRQSRAFRSARSQADRRPAAGDLCVIESPHPDAYALPGRPHRIVVTTAMLRSLCADEREALFAHERAHNAGGHHRFLVVAELAAHCHPGLRKVRATVALAAERAADEAAALAVGDRRLIARAIARAALATGEARSQRPDFAPAATAGPVPQRVAALLSAPRHHPRAAAWIAVLLAACAAVSAGASGAGVVAFHHQVEIAQGEEVR